Part of the Paenibacillus aurantius genome, ATCCGTTCTCCGCACAATCGTACTTTTTTGCCCGGCTTGGAACGGGGCTTGGACTATCTTGACGGCCTGCCACTTTCTTGCGGATCCCCGGCAGGAGCCTTCGGTAATTTTTTCTTATTTACGGAAAAATGGGGTTGTCTTACTTTTAAAGGGTCACCCCGGAAGATTCAGGAAAGAACCGGCCGGTGAACCACTTTCCCTCAAGGAGGCAGTATGATGAAGAACAGGAAGCGGTCAAGGAACTGGAAGAAGAAAGCCGGCCTCACCGGCGTCAGTCTGCTCGCGGCACTGCAGCTCGTTTCATCCGGCTCATCTTTGAAAGCGGTTGCGGCGGAAGGAAATCCCCCTTCGGCAGCCACAGAAGGAAAACGGCAAATGGAATTTCTGGACAGGGGACTGGTCGCCGTCCAAACCCCGGAAGGCAACTTCGTCAGCTGGCGTCTGCTTGGAACGGACCCGGAAGACGTAGCCTTTCATCTATACCGGGATGGCCGCAGGCTCACGGACCAGCCCCTGACCTCTTCGACCAATTACTTGGATGCCGCGGGAACGCCCTCTTCCCGCTATACCGTTAAGCCGGTTGTAAACGGCAAGGAACAGGAAACCTCGGAGCCGGCCGGCGTCTGGGGGCAGCAGTATCGCGACATTCCTCTGAAGAAGCCGGCGGACGGCGTTAACCCCGACGGCTCCGTGTACACATACAGCGCGAACGACGCTTCGCTCGGCGATGTGGACGGGGATGGCTTGCTGGAGCTTATCTTGAAATGGGATCCGTCCAACTCCAAGGACAATTCCCAGAACGGGGTGACCGGCCCCGTCTATGTGGATGCCTACCGCATGGACGGAACCTTCCTGTGGAGAATCGATCTCGGCCGCAACATCCGGGCCGGCGCCCATTATACCCAGCTGATGGTCTATGACCTGGACGGGGATGGCAAAGCGGAAGTGGCCTGCAAGACGGCGGACGGAACGGTCGATGGAACCGGTAAGGTGATCGGAGATCCGGCTGCCGATTACCGGAACAGCGAAGGACGCATCCTAGCCGGACCTGAATTCCTTACCATCTTCGAAGGGGCTACGGGCAAGGAGCTGACCAGCGTTCCATATGAGCCTCCGCGCGGCACGGTCACCGATTGGGGCGACGGCTACGGCAACCGGGTGGACCGGTTCCTCGCCGGGATCGCCTATCTGGACGGAGAGCGTCCAAGCCTCATCATGGCCCGCGGCTACTACACCCGGGCCGTCCTCGCCGCCTATAACTGGCGGGACGGCGAGCTTAGCCAGGTGTGGACCTTCGATTCCAATGACCCCGGCAACGAAGGCTACCGCGGCCAGGGCAACCATAACCTGAGTGTGGCCGATGTGGATGGCGACGGCAAGGATGAGATCATCTACGGAGCCGCCGCCATCGATCATAACGGCAAAGGGCTGTATACGACCGGCCTGGGCCACGGGGATGCCCTTCATGTCGGGGACCTCGATCCGACTCGCCCGGGTCTCGAAGTGGTGCAGGTGCATGAGGATAAGAAATCCCCTTACGGCCTGGAGTTCCGCGATGCCGCTACCGGAGAATCCCTCTGGGGCGTCTATACCGGTAAGGACACCGGCCGGGGCATGTCGGCCGATCTCGACCCGAGATACCCGGGCGAGGAAGCCTGGGCAGCCGGCATAAGCGGCTTGTTCAGCGCCACTGGCCAGAAGATCAGCGAGACGACGCCTTCCTCGATTAACTTCGGCATTTGGTGGGACGGCGACCTTCAGCGGGAGCTCCTGGATCATACGTGGAACGGAACCACAGCTACCGGCGTCGGCAAAATTGACAAATGGGATTACGAGAACAGCAAGCCCGTTCGTCTCTTAACTGCGGACGGCACGTTGTCCAACAATTACACGAAGGGAACACCCGTGCTTCAGGCGGACCTCATCGGCGACTGGCGGGAGGAGGTCATCTGGCGGACGGAGGACAGCACCGCTCTGCGCCTCTACACCACCACGAGTATGACCGAGCACCGTCTCCCCACCCTGCTTCACGATTCCGTTTACCGGCTGGGAATCGCCTGGCAGAACGTCGCCTATAACCAGCCTCCACACACGAGTTACTTCCTGGGAGCCGGGATGACGCAGCCTCCTCATCCGTCCCTCTATGTCAATCGGCCAGCTGAAGCGGAAATCGCTCCCCGGACGTTAGACCGGAAGAGCTCGGGCCAGTCGGTTACCATTAAGGTTACCCTGTCCTCCTACCTGGGCGGCGCTTCCGGCGATGCCTCCTCCCTCTCCTTGCTTGTGGCGGGTAAAGAACTCAGCGCCGAATCTGTGAAAGCCGAGGGCACTTCCGGGGACAACGGCTTCAGCCTAATGGCCAAGGTCGACCGGAGCAAGCTGATCGAAGCTCTCGGCGACCGGTCGGGAGAGCAAACGGTGGAGGTAACCGGGCAGCTGGAGGATGGAACAAGATTCCATGGAACAGCATCTCTTACCGTAAACTAACCGGCGGCTCCGGCCAAAAAAACTTGCCCCATCTTCTTCAAAAGGGCCTTCCCTTCGTCCTGGCTAGGACGAAGGGAGGCCCTTTTGACTGGACCGGACGAAGAAAGGCCCTTTCGACTGGAAATCGAGCCGTACGGTCCGGCTGCCCTGACCTGGCTGCTGTTCTTACCAGGCTTGCCTAGCCCGCCTCAGTCATGGACACCTGCCGGCCCGGACCGACCTCCGTGATCCGGCCGTCAACGCCAAGCCATACGCTCAAGGCCGTCGGATTGTAAACAAAATCAAGAGAAGCGGAAAATTGGAGCTGCTCGAACGCTTTTACGTAATCGGCGATCTCGATGTTCGTGGCGTACCAGATTTCGGGCCGCCCGCCGGCGAAAGCACAGAACTCCTCCATGAGCTCCCAGTTGCCGTCAAGATCAAATTCATAGCTGTGTCCCCACACATACATCAAATAGAGATACTGGGCTTTGTGGAGGGAAACGAACGTTTCCGCCTGCTTCATCAGGTTGTGCTTGTGATGACACGTCGGCTGCCATTCGTGCCAATCGTCCGGCATGGAGAAGTTCCCTGTCGAGGCCACCACCCGGGAATACTCGATGCCAAGGGACGGCAGCATGCTCTTGATCCGGCGGTTGTAGGAGCCGTTCGGATAGGACATGCCGCGGACTGTATACCCGGCGATCCGCTCCAGCCTCTTCCGGTCCTCCATCACCTCATGAACAATCATCTCGTCGGGGCAGCGGGCAATGGTCGGGTGGGTAAGGGTAAGGGCGGCTATTTCATGCCCTTCGTAAAGGGCCCGGATTTCCGCTTCGGGGATGCGGTCCTCCGCCTCAAAAAGCCCCCCGTTCAGATGAAAGGTTCCTTTGATTCCGTTCCGGTTGAAGATGTCCACGAGACGCTTGTCGGCCGTTCTTCCGTCATCGTAGCTCATGGTTAAAGCCTTGTGCCTTCCTCCCGGAAAGCACAGGACGATTTTCGGCATGCCCTTTCCTCCATTCTGGATTATTTTCCGTATACGCACAGCTCGGAATACTCCGCGATCAGCGGGGCCATCTGACGGAAGCCGATCTTTCCTCCCGCAAGGAGCGGACCGTAGGTATGGCCGTCGTCCTCCCAAGTGAACAGGACCAACCCGTTGACGGAGAAAAAGAGCCGGCTGCCCTGCCGGACCGCCAGCATCCGGTAATCCCCTTCGGCGTCCGCCGTGCCGGGGATCGGGTCCGCTCCCTGGGCCACCAGATGAAAGCCGTAGCTTTTGCGGAGATTGCACGTGTGAAACGCCCTCTCCTCCGCCCAGCGGCGGCGGAAATACGAGATATGGAACGCCTGGATGTCCCCATGGTGATACTGGTCGTATACGCCGGTCCGCGGGGAAAGCCCCGGATCAAAAAGATCCTGGCCTTTCCTTCCTTGGGCGCATAAGAACAGGATGGCGAGCCCCGGCTCGCGGACCGGCCGGAACCGCCAGGACACGGCCAAGTCCGGAGGAAATTCCTCCGGACACCAGAACACCAGGTTCGCGGCTTGGCCTTCCCCGGGATCCCGGGTGCTTTCAAGCCTCATCCTCTTCATGGGGAAGGTGACCGCCCCGTCCCCTTCCATCCGGAAGGAGCTTATATCCCGCTCGCTTTCCAGAGGATTGGAATACAGCCGCTCCCATCCTGCCGGAATCAGGCTCTCTTCCGTTCGTTCCATTCCTTCAGCTCCTTCGGCAGCGTGTCGGCAATCAGGTCCAGGCTGATGATCGTGTTCAAGGACCACTGCGCCGCTTCATTCGTATTCATCCAGTCGATCTCCTGCAGCCGGTCTACATGAGTAACGGGAACGGCGTCGTCCTGAAGATGGACGCGGGCGAACGGATTCTCCGCCAAGATGGCCCAGCATAAGCGTCCGGTTCTCTCGTCCTTCGTATAATAAGCGCCGAAGGCCGCGATCGCGACGCTGAGGACCGGATGCTCGAACCGGCTCGTGCTGACCGCTCCCTTGGTCAGAAGATCCTTTTCCTCCTGGGACTTGTTGTAATAGACGCCGAGCTCGGCCATCATGTCCTCCCACTCGGCATCCTTCAGCATCCGGGCCAGCTCGAACCATACCTGCGGCCCTCCCATGCAGATCGCCAGGTGACGGCCGTAATTGTCATCCCCCATCGGCACCAGCTTGCCGGTTTCGGGGTAATAGCCATACGTCGGACCGGAGATCAGCCGGTAATTGGCCTGCTTGATGCAGTCGATACCCGCCACAATTTTATCCCGGTATGCCGTATCCTCATACCGCTCCCAGCGCGTCATCCAGTTGGAGCTGAAGGCCGCCCAATCCGGGCCCACCCGCACATGGGTCGGATGCTCGTCCTTCGGAAAGTAAGCCCGCATCGGGTCCAAGTTGACGGTAGAGAAATCGGAATCCTTGACCTCATCCAGAATATCCCCGATGCGCCCGTCGGCGGTCAGATAAAAGTAGTAGCGGTGAAGGCCCGCCATGGCGATCCGGGCTTCCTTGCAGCCGCAGCCCCAATGAACCACATTATGCCGGGAGCCAAGCCCCGCGTACTCCCCGAAGTGATAGACATCCACCTCGCTCGTGTGCCGGGTCATGGCCTCGGCCATCCGGAAGATATCGGCGCGCCCCGTACGGAGAAACATGACCCACAGCCACATGTTGGGGGCAAGCTCGGTGTTCTGCCAGGCGCATCCGCCCAGGTCGTAATTCCACACATGACGGACCGGGTCGTAGCTGTGCATAAAATCGCCGAAGTCCCAGAATCCGTACCACTTGCGCTGCTCCACTTCTCTCTGGTAGAAGGAAACGATGCCCTCCAGCCGGTCCTCGAGAAGGGCCTTTACCGGATGGCTCCGGTCGGGAAGGCTCCAATAACCGAAGGCCCCCGTCTCGTGATAGTATTCCGGCTCACAGACGAGAAGGGAAGGAGATTGGGCTTCCTCCCGCATACGCTCCAGAAGCGCCGGGTCCGGGGTGCTCCCGGTCGCCCAAATCGTCAGCTCGCTCGTATGGCCGATTCCATACGGGGTAGCCCGGAGCTCCTCCGCTCCTTCATAGGACGATTCTACATGCGTCTCGGTGTCGTAATGGCGCAGGTCCATGGGAGCGGCGTCCGGGCTCCAGAACCATACGGTGAGAGCGGCCACTCTCCCGTCCGCCCCCTGGACCTCGAAGCCGGCGGGATGCATTTCCCAGAAGCCGCGCAGCCCGGCGGCCAGACCGCCCTGGGTTCCGCCGACATAAGCAAGTCCGCCCGCCCGGCGGCCTTCCGCCGCTTTCACCCAGGAGCAGCCTTCCTTCGTCCGCTTGGACAGGCGGTAATGCTCCGAGGAATCCTGCACCAGCTTGAAGCTGCCCCAGGTGGCGGAATCCTCCAGCAGGCCGAGGAAGTAAGCGTCCTCCTCTTCGTGGAAGATAACCTTCTCCCCTCTCGTCTGCTTTTCGAAGAGCTCGCGGTACTTTCCTTTGGTACGGCGCGTGTGCAGGGTTTTGGGAGACTCGCTGAAGAAGCCCTGGTCGCCGGCGAGGCGGATGTGCCGGTTATACAGAGGACCGTTCATCGGTACGTCCAACCGGATCCCGAGCCCTTTAATAAAGTCCGAATCCTCCCGCCCGTCGTAGAAAAAGGTATAGACCAGCCGGATCGAATCCAAGCCGGCATAGAAAGAGAATCTTAGGACGAAGGGGAGCCATTCCCCGTTCCCCGATTGGGAACGGTGCCTTCCCTCCAGCTTAAGCACGGCACGGACCGGACCGTCCTGCTCCACCACGGCCTTGTCGAGCACGCTTCCGAAGGCCGTTTCGGTAACCGTCCGGATACCCGGGCCTTCGTTTCTTTCTTCCTTAAGGCAGACGAGATCCCCTCCGCTGCAGATCCGGTCGTCCTTCCGCCATACCTCGCGGAGCCAGTTCTCTCCCGAGCGCCCGACAGCGAAACGGATCACGCCGGTATCGATCGCAATCTCCTCGTCGGTTTCCGTGACCTTCACCCTGGAAGCAGATTCGGGTGCGGCCCCCCTCGCCAGGAAGAAGCCTCCCTCCCCCTCTGGAATCACCGCCGCATGCGCCGACCATTTGACGCTGCCATCCGGCCAGAAGGCGGCGGGCCAGCTTTGCACCGGCAGGAGCCCTCCCTCCTTCTCTCCGGCCAGATGCAGAGTCTCCTGCCGGCCGAGCTCTCCTTCCTTCCACGGTACTCCCCAGGCTACGCCGGCCGGCAGGGATCCGGCTTGGTTCAAGCGATTCAGTTTAATCTCGGTTGCCACGCCACTTCATCTCCCTTTATGGTTTCCTTCATTCTAGAAAGGGAGGCGGTTTGCCGGCAATCGAACATTTTTGGCGGGAGCTTGCACTTTTTTATCGGACTTGCACATTTAGGAGTGGCGGCTCAATTCGCGGTAACGCGTTGGGGTCATCCCCTCCAGCTTCTTGAAGATCCGGTTAAAATAGCTGTGCTGGTACCCCACCTGCTCGGCCACCTCGCTGATCTTCATTTCGGATTCCCGCAGAAGCTCCTTCGCCTTCTCCATGCGGAGCTCGGTCAGGTAATCGATAAAATTTTTGCCGGTCACCTGCTTGAAGGATTTACTCAGGAAGAAAGGATTCGTCCCGATGTGATCGGCACAGTTGTCGAGTGAGATGTCGTTCTGGTAATGGTTTTGGAGATAGATCATGGCTTCCTCGATATATCGCTTCACCTGTGCGTCGGTCCGGCCTCCCATTTCCTCCAGGAAAGGGGTGATGACCTTCTCCCGGAACCACGTCATGATGAGCTCGGGCTCGCGGATCTGGGAAAGCTGCTCATACCGATTGGCTCCCCCGAACAGGCGGTTGGGGTGAATGCCCGACACGAGGATAGCATGCTGAATGCTTCCGAGCAGCTGAAGCATGCCCTGCTGCACGTCGATTTCCTTGGCCCCTTTGCAGGTAAGCGCCTCCAAGAACGCTTGAAGAAGTTCTTCGGCTTCCGGCTGTCTGCCGGTTCGGAGGGCTTGAACGAGCTCTCTCTCCAGGGCAAAGGGATAGACGACCTCTGCCGGGCTTCCCTCTGTAACCTCCTCCGTCAGATCGATCAGCTGGTTCTCATTCTCGAAATTGCGGTGAGAGACCGCATGCTTGACCCGCTCGAAAGCAAGCGGAATGTCGGTGACCTGCGTCACCGCCGGCGAGATCGCAAGCGTAACCCGCATGGTCAGAATCTGGTTGATGCCCTGCATCAGCTCCTGGCCGAACCGGTGCACCTTCTCCGCATGGGGCTCCTCCCCCGGAACCATCAGGAGCACACCCGCCGTGAGATCATGAAAATTGATGGTATTGCTCTCGCCAAAATGCTCCGCGGCCAGCTCGTCAATCATATTGACGGCAGCGAAGGTCACGAGGCCCTCATCCCCGTAACGGAATTTCCCTCCCATGCTGGTAATTCCGGTTAATTGCAAATACAGGATGATGAACTTCCGGCCTTCAACCGGCCACTTGAAGCGCTCCATTCGCTTGCGGAGGTCTTCTTCCGAATAGGCATACAGGTAGCCTTGAAGCAGCTGATGCAGGAAGCCCTCCTTCACATGGGGAAGCTGCTCCGCAAGCCGTGTGTTCAGCTCCCGGCTTTCCCGGTTCAGGTTGTGCCAATGAGATTCGATCAGAGCGAACTCGTCTTCCCTTTCCCGGGAGGCAGGCGGCTTGCCGGCAAAGAGCACCTGAACGAGCCGGTTGACAGGTGAGTAAATTTGCCGGGAGGCGAGCCAGGCCAGCAGGGCGGCCAGCAGCAGCGCACACAAGCTTACGGCGACAATCAGCTTGGACAGGAAGACGACCGGCGCCGTGATCTGGGTAATCGGGGAGGCGGACACTAACGTCCAATCTTCCGAAATGCGCGAAAGCTTCCCGTACGAAACCGTGTAGGTCGTCCCCTTCCAATTATAGAAGAACGACCCTTTCGAAGCCGGCAGGGTGCCGACCTTCTTCTTCAGCTCCATAACCAAGGGCGAATTGGAAGCGCTTGCTGAAGACGAAACGAACAGATCGCCCGAATCCTGCGACAGAAAGGTCTCACCGTCATTATAGGGAGTAAGCGTGCTCAGCAGGCTGGCGACCTTCGCTCCATCGAAACGCAGCAGCAGAACGCCAAACGGCTGGAACGTGCCGCCCGGGATTTGATGGACGAGGATAAGATCCCGTTTGCCCTTCCCCTCCGCATCAAAGGCCTTCTGGGCCCAATAGGTCACCTGCTTGGTCCGGATCAGCGGTTCATACACGGCGGATGCCGTCTGGTTGTCCAGCACGGTGTATTCCGGATTGAAGAGCACGCGGCGCTCCCCGCCTAAATACAGCTCCACCTTTTTGACCATGGAATTGGACCCTTCCATCACGAGCAAGGTTTTGGTGATGTCATTCGTTTTCTCATAATTTTGCACAAAATTGGTTTCGATCAGATTGGTATCGAACTTGCTGTCAAACGCCCAGTGGGAAAGAAGCAGCTCCAGGTTGCCGAGCTGGTCGTCGATATTATGCGAGCGCTGTTCAATCTGACGGTAATGCAGCTGAAGAAGCTCGCTCTTTACCCGCCCTCCGGCCATTCCGTACAGGAGACCACCGATAATGAGGCCGGGGACCCCAGCCACGACGAAGATCATGATAAGGCTTTTTCTATAGAATCGTCCTGCCGAGCCCGGCTTTTTGGTCCGTTCGCGGAACCACCCCGCTCCCATCGCTTTCAGCATCGTCTCACCAACCTGATCGATTATTTGTCTCGCGGTTCTAATCTTAGTATGAGGATACCCTTCGGGATAAGCCGCCACAAGCAAATTTTCAGAGGATTTCGATTACTTTTCCGACTTTTCCGCGCCAAACGTCAAGAAAGCCATGCCCGGGAGGGCACAGCTGACTGACGAAGCTCGGCTAGTTATTTTTTGGGGGCTGCGGCATAGAGCTCGTTCATTTCCTTCACCAGGTCGTCTCCCCCGCTCTTCTTCCAGGTTTCGAAGGCCGCCTTCAAGCCGGCTTCATCCAGCTGCCCGACGATAAATTTAATCCGGGCGTCGTTGACGATATTATCCAGCTGCTGGCCTTTCTGGGAGTAAACCGTGGAAATGAACGGTTCCGCCGGGTTAGCCACGATATACTTTTCCGCTTCCTTCTGAATCTTGGTCGTCTGCAAACGCAATGGGGTTTGCTTAACCTTCAGCCCCTGATCCTCCGGAATGAAAGTCAGCATCTGGTTCAGGCCTTCCACCTCGGATTCCAGCAAAGCCGAATCCTTGCTCGGCTCGACAAATTCACCGGCTTTGGTGTAATGCTTGCCTTCGATCCCGTAGCCGGCCAGCGTCTGAAGCTCCGGCTCGTTCATCTTGTCGATGAAGGTCAGCACTTTCTTCAGATCCTCTTCATTCTTAACCGTTGATTTAGGGATGGCCAGCATGCCGGCAAAGCCGGATGTGGGAAGCGCCCGAAGGCCCTGGCTGCCGGTCACGCCGATGATGTTATCGACATAATGCTTGTCAGGCTGGTCCTTGCCTTCCTTGGCAAGAGCGGCGTGGATCTTGTCATCGAGGCGTGCCGCATTGTCGGTTACGTCTACGATTACTCCGGCTTGGTTGTTAACGACCGGATCGTTCCATTTGGCGCTGTCGAAGACGGCAAAATCCTGGTTGATGAGCTTCTCGTCATACAGCTTCTTCATGAATTTCAAAGCTTCCAAGTATTCGGCTGTCTGGTGTTCGGGAACCAGCTTGCCGTCCACTACTCCCCATTTGTTCGGAGCGCCAAACCACAGCTTGATCGTATCGAAGCCGCTCGCCCACTGCCCCGTCCACTTGACCAGCACCATGCCGTACGTGTCGTTCTTTCCGTTTCCATCCGGATCCTTCTCTTTAAACGCTTTCAACATATTGTAGAAATCATCGATCGTCTTCGGCGTCTGCATGCCCACCGCGTCAAGCCAATCCTTGCGGTAGTTGATGCCGTTGCGTCCGAGAGCCCGCCCCCGGTATATTCCGTAGTTTTTGCCTTCGATGGAGGAATTGTTCAGGATAACCGGATTGGCCTTGCTCAAGTTCGGATAATCCTTCAAATATTTGCCCACTTCCCAGAAAGCGCCCGTCTTGGCTGCGTTCACGAAGCTCGGCGATTTCACATCCGGCACGTAGATGATGGTCGGAAGCTTGCCGGAAGCCATAGTGATGTTGAACTTGTCTCCGTAGGAGGAATTCGGAACCCACTCAAAATGCAGATTGGTGTTCGTTTTCTTCTCGATCTCAAGCGCGACGGGGCTGTCGTCCTTCGGGTAGTTCGTCTTGAATATGGGGATCATGATGCTGATGTCGTAAGGCGCCTGCGCCTGCTGGTTGTTTCCGCTTGAGCCGGCGGATGCGGACGGAGACGGAGCCGCCGATTGGCCTCCGCATCCCGCCAAGCTCGTGACGGCCAGCGTTCCGGCTGCCGCCATTGTCATCCAACGCTTCGTTCTCTTGTTTGCTTTCATTGGAATGCCTCCCTTAATTGGTTGTGCTTATATCGCAAATCCGTTTACCCCTTGACCGAGCCGATCAAGACTCCCTTGGCAAAATGTTTCTGAAGGAACGGATAGACGAGCAGAATGGGAATCGTGCCGACGACGATAACGGCGAGCTTGATGGATTGCTCCGGCGGTTTGACGAAATTCGGGTCCATGTTGTTGAGGTCGCCTGCCGCCGCCTGGGAAAGGAGAACGATCTGGCGCAGCATGACCTGCAGAGGCCACTTGGACGGGTCGTTGATGTAGAGCAGAGCCGAGAAGAAATTGTTCCAATGGCCGACGGCATAGAACAGAGTGAAGGTAGCAAGCACCGGCATGGACAGCGGCAGAACGATTTTCCACAGCAGAGCGAGTTCGGTGCAGCCATCGATTTTGGCCGCTTCCTCAAGCTCGGGAGGGAGCTCCTGAAAGAAATTTTTGACGATGATCAGGTTGAACGCGCTGATGGCACCGGGCAGGATTAACGCCCAGAAGGAATCGAGCAGATGAAGCTCGCGGACCACAAGGTAGGTGGGAATCATCCCTCCGCCGAACAGCATCGAGAAGATGATCAGGTTAAGCAGCGTATTGCGGCCCATCAGTCCTTTGCGGGCCAGCGGATAGGCCATCGTCACCGTGAAGAGAAGGTTGACGATCGTCCCCACCACGGTTACATAGACGGAAACCCAGATGCTTCGGATGATCGTATCGGTCGAGAAGATAAATTTATAGGCCGCGAGGGAGAATGTCTCCGGAATCAGGAAGACAGCCCGCTTGGTCAGCTCCGCATCGGAGGCAAAGGAGCCTGCGATGACATAGAGAAAGGGAAGCACGGAAACGAGCGCAAACAAGCCGAGAAACAGATAGTTGGTCACATCGAACGCGACGCCCGCCGGGGTTTTGTATTGTTTGGCCATGGATGGTCTCCTCCTTTACGTTTGGATGGATAGGATTAGGCAGGATAGTTGACGGGCCGGCGTTAATACAAGCCGGACTGGCCGAAACGCTTGGCCAGCCAGTTGGAGCCGAACACGAGGATGACCCCCACCACCGCCTTGAACAAGCCGACCGCCGTGCTGTAGCTGAACGCCCCTTGGGTAATCCCCACCATGTACACGTAGGTATCGAACACCTCCGCCACTTCGCGGTTCAACGGGTTCAGCAGCAGGTAGATCTGCTCGAAGCCGTTGTCGAGAACATGGCCCATGCGCAGAATGAGCAGGATGACAATCGTGCTTCGGATGGAAGGCAGTGTAATGTGCCACGTCTGCTTCCAGCGGTTTGCTCCATCCATGATGGCGGCCTCGTACTGTTCCACGTCCACTCCCGCCAGGGCGGCGAGGAAGATGATCGTCCCCCATCCGCATTCCTTCCAGATCGTCTGAATGATAATCATGGGCCGGAACCAGTCGGGACTGGAGAGGAAATCGATTTTGGTGCCGATGTATTTGTTCAGCAGCTCGTTGATCACTCCGCCTTCCGTCGTTAGGAAGACATACGTCAAGCTCGCCACGATAACCATCGAGATAAAATGCGGAATGTAAATCAGCGTTTGGATAGAGCGTTTGAAGATGGAGATCCGGACTTCGTTCAGAAGCAGAGCCAGGATGATCGGTGCCGGAAAGAAGAACAGCAGATTGTACAAGGAAAGCAGCAATGTATTGCGGAACAGCATGAAAAACTCGGGATTTTCAAAGAAAACACGGAAATGCTCGAAGCCGACCCACTCGCTTTTCCAGAAGCCGAGAAACGGCTGGTAATTCTGAAACGCGAGAAGCACGCCCCACATGGGCACGTATTTAAAAATGATAAAGTAGAGAACGCCCGGTGTCAGAAGCAAATACATCCATTTGTCCTTGCGCAGTCGCCCCAGCACACTTGGCCGGCGGACCGAAGTCTTATGCGAGATTTCCCTATGATGAGAAGCTGCTGCCTGCTTCATTCCTTCACCTCCAAGTGATTGCCGCCTTTGCGGTGTTAGCCCTGATTATGCCGCCGCTTTGTTTTTCCGGCAATTGGATATTCTTGACGGCTCCCGCCCCGCCTGGAATGGCATCCGTTCAATAAAGTGCAAACCCGGCAAAAGGAGTGAAAGCCCTTTCTCCCCTGCGGGAGACGGGCTTTCCTCGGCATTTCTAATCCTTTTTACGTAAAGCGGACGACCCTATACTCGTAACGTCCTACCTCCAGCCGGCCCGGCGTGATCGCCGCTC contains:
- a CDS encoding helix-turn-helix transcriptional regulator produces the protein MLKAMGAGWFRERTKKPGSAGRFYRKSLIMIFVVAGVPGLIIGGLLYGMAGGRVKSELLQLHYRQIEQRSHNIDDQLGNLELLLSHWAFDSKFDTNLIETNFVQNYEKTNDITKTLLVMEGSNSMVKKVELYLGGERRVLFNPEYTVLDNQTASAVYEPLIRTKQVTYWAQKAFDAEGKGKRDLILVHQIPGGTFQPFGVLLLRFDGAKVASLLSTLTPYNDGETFLSQDSGDLFVSSSASASNSPLVMELKKKVGTLPASKGSFFYNWKGTTYTVSYGKLSRISEDWTLVSASPITQITAPVVFLSKLIVAVSLCALLLAALLAWLASRQIYSPVNRLVQVLFAGKPPASREREDEFALIESHWHNLNRESRELNTRLAEQLPHVKEGFLHQLLQGYLYAYSEEDLRKRMERFKWPVEGRKFIILYLQLTGITSMGGKFRYGDEGLVTFAAVNMIDELAAEHFGESNTINFHDLTAGVLLMVPGEEPHAEKVHRFGQELMQGINQILTMRVTLAISPAVTQVTDIPLAFERVKHAVSHRNFENENQLIDLTEEVTEGSPAEVVYPFALERELVQALRTGRQPEAEELLQAFLEALTCKGAKEIDVQQGMLQLLGSIQHAILVSGIHPNRLFGGANRYEQLSQIREPELIMTWFREKVITPFLEEMGGRTDAQVKRYIEEAMIYLQNHYQNDISLDNCADHIGTNPFFLSKSFKQVTGKNFIDYLTELRMEKAKELLRESEMKISEVAEQVGYQHSYFNRIFKKLEGMTPTRYRELSRHS
- a CDS encoding extracellular solute-binding protein, with the translated sequence MKANKRTKRWMTMAAAGTLAVTSLAGCGGQSAAPSPSASAGSSGNNQQAQAPYDISIMIPIFKTNYPKDDSPVALEIEKKTNTNLHFEWVPNSSYGDKFNITMASGKLPTIIYVPDVKSPSFVNAAKTGAFWEVGKYLKDYPNLSKANPVILNNSSIEGKNYGIYRGRALGRNGINYRKDWLDAVGMQTPKTIDDFYNMLKAFKEKDPDGNGKNDTYGMVLVKWTGQWASGFDTIKLWFGAPNKWGVVDGKLVPEHQTAEYLEALKFMKKLYDEKLINQDFAVFDSAKWNDPVVNNQAGVIVDVTDNAARLDDKIHAALAKEGKDQPDKHYVDNIIGVTGSQGLRALPTSGFAGMLAIPKSTVKNEEDLKKVLTFIDKMNEPELQTLAGYGIEGKHYTKAGEFVEPSKDSALLESEVEGLNQMLTFIPEDQGLKVKQTPLRLQTTKIQKEAEKYIVANPAEPFISTVYSQKGQQLDNIVNDARIKFIVGQLDEAGLKAAFETWKKSGGDDLVKEMNELYAAAPKK
- a CDS encoding carbohydrate ABC transporter permease, encoding MAKQYKTPAGVAFDVTNYLFLGLFALVSVLPFLYVIAGSFASDAELTKRAVFLIPETFSLAAYKFIFSTDTIIRSIWVSVYVTVVGTIVNLLFTVTMAYPLARKGLMGRNTLLNLIIFSMLFGGGMIPTYLVVRELHLLDSFWALILPGAISAFNLIIVKNFFQELPPELEEAAKIDGCTELALLWKIVLPLSMPVLATFTLFYAVGHWNNFFSALLYINDPSKWPLQVMLRQIVLLSQAAAGDLNNMDPNFVKPPEQSIKLAVIVVGTIPILLVYPFLQKHFAKGVLIGSVKG
- a CDS encoding ABC transporter permease, which translates into the protein MKQAAASHHREISHKTSVRRPSVLGRLRKDKWMYLLLTPGVLYFIIFKYVPMWGVLLAFQNYQPFLGFWKSEWVGFEHFRVFFENPEFFMLFRNTLLLSLYNLLFFFPAPIILALLLNEVRISIFKRSIQTLIYIPHFISMVIVASLTYVFLTTEGGVINELLNKYIGTKIDFLSSPDWFRPMIIIQTIWKECGWGTIIFLAALAGVDVEQYEAAIMDGANRWKQTWHITLPSIRSTIVILLILRMGHVLDNGFEQIYLLLNPLNREVAEVFDTYVYMVGITQGAFSYSTAVGLFKAVVGVILVFGSNWLAKRFGQSGLY